One window of Bacteroides sp. AN502(2024) genomic DNA carries:
- a CDS encoding RagB/SusD family nutrient uptake outer membrane protein, translating into MKNKMIYALGAMMLVGVTSCDLTEKPSSFYDKDTYFVTEEKAQMAVVGIYDCLETTDYYGQNIMPFFGSDDMFMVRGTGSDGTRRDISHYLYNSSNTWIASVWRCAYQALDRANVAIAGIEAMSGFAENKNLQEIDGQARFLRAYIAFDLVKFFGDVPFSTEYTNSFGNTSKPRTDRELIYDQIIEDLNYAKTHLKSGREVASSEIPCSGAARTLLMRVYLQRAGYSLNRSSRQLTRPDDTTRKEYFKAVIKEWEALKAEGYHNFYAEGYEQLFKNYSQLILNNQESLWEIAFEPNQGQKDNAGVWATYNGPLVDAPGKYPGTSSYMGRANAFFLVLPYWKSFYESNEDGSIKDIRRDVNFVDYAIKWNKNKEIQEKKYTSNEISKNLYRYPGKWRREWMAPGFVDPNNTGVNYAPLRYADAVLMAAEAYNETDNTTEAWKLLNDVRVRAGATPISASNYSSLLKAPKLYDLPFIPDGDDAGKFRTALYWERAFELCYEGQRKYDLLRWGILKESLEAAQNYMESWIPGPDEYITNAARNDWNPVKWAKSNYVAGHNFTKGKHELYPIPLAEIQSNAALNGENNPGFE; encoded by the coding sequence ATGAAAAATAAAATGATATATGCGCTTGGCGCAATGATGCTTGTAGGGGTTACTTCCTGTGACCTGACTGAAAAGCCCAGCTCATTCTACGATAAAGATACTTATTTTGTGACAGAAGAAAAAGCCCAGATGGCTGTAGTCGGAATCTATGACTGTCTTGAAACTACAGACTATTATGGACAAAATATCATGCCGTTCTTTGGATCGGACGATATGTTCATGGTACGTGGAACCGGTTCGGACGGAACTCGCCGTGACATATCCCACTATCTGTACAACTCTTCCAATACCTGGATTGCCAGTGTATGGAGATGTGCTTATCAAGCTCTCGACCGTGCCAACGTAGCTATTGCCGGCATCGAAGCTATGTCAGGTTTTGCAGAAAACAAAAACCTGCAGGAAATTGACGGGCAAGCTCGATTCCTCCGTGCTTACATAGCTTTTGACCTGGTGAAATTCTTTGGTGACGTACCGTTTAGCACGGAATATACGAATAGCTTTGGCAATACATCCAAACCTCGTACCGACCGTGAACTGATTTATGACCAAATCATCGAAGATTTGAACTATGCAAAAACACATTTGAAATCCGGTCGTGAAGTAGCCTCTTCTGAAATACCTTGTAGCGGTGCTGCCCGTACGTTACTGATGCGTGTCTATTTGCAACGCGCCGGCTATAGTCTGAACCGTTCATCACGTCAATTGACCCGTCCGGACGATACTACCCGAAAGGAATATTTTAAAGCAGTGATTAAGGAATGGGAAGCTCTGAAGGCTGAAGGCTATCATAATTTTTACGCAGAGGGTTATGAGCAACTGTTCAAAAACTATTCTCAACTGATATTGAACAATCAAGAATCTCTTTGGGAAATTGCTTTTGAACCCAACCAGGGTCAGAAAGACAATGCCGGTGTATGGGCTACTTACAACGGACCACTTGTAGATGCTCCGGGAAAGTACCCCGGTACAAGCAGTTATATGGGACGCGCCAATGCTTTCTTTCTGGTATTGCCATATTGGAAGTCTTTCTATGAATCAAATGAAGATGGAAGCATAAAAGATATACGTCGTGACGTGAATTTTGTGGACTATGCTATCAAGTGGAACAAGAATAAAGAAATCCAGGAAAAAAAGTATACTTCTAACGAAATCAGCAAAAATCTGTACAGATATCCGGGTAAATGGCGTAGAGAATGGATGGCTCCGGGTTTTGTGGACCCCAACAATACAGGCGTCAACTATGCTCCGTTGCGTTATGCCGATGCTGTTCTGATGGCAGCTGAAGCTTATAACGAAACCGATAATACCACTGAAGCATGGAAATTATTAAATGACGTCCGTGTCCGTGCCGGTGCTACTCCTATAAGCGCCAGCAATTATTCAAGCTTGTTGAAGGCTCCGAAATTGTATGATTTACCATTCATTCCGGATGGTGACGATGCCGGCAAATTCCGTACAGCCTTGTATTGGGAACGCGCTTTTGAACTTTGCTACGAAGGTCAACGTAAATATGATCTACTACGCTGGGGTATCTTGAAAGAATCTTTAGAAGCTGCTCAGAACTATATGGAATCATGGATTCCAGGACCGGATGAATATATAACGAATGCTGCACGTAATGATTGGAATCCGGTGAAATGGGCTAAGTCCAACTACGTAGCTGGCCACAACTTTACCAAAGGCAAGCATGAACTCTATCCCATTCCATTGGCCGAAATCCAATCGAATGCAGCTTTGAACGGAGAAAACAATCCGGGATTTGAGTAA
- a CDS encoding SusC/RagA family TonB-linked outer membrane protein: MYRLKKCILMFILAFVNMLTYAQSLTVTGKVVDSEGYEVIGGSVTIKGVTGVGTVTDANGNYTLKVNNASKDVLVFSYVGMTSQEVKVNNRSVINVTLQADAVLLEDIVIIGYAAVPRRDLTSSVTSVSSKELAKVPVSDVTQALTGRMAGVMVQQSEGTPGAAISVRVRGGISITQSNEPLYIIDGFPSEDGMSTLDPAEIETIDVLKDASATAIYGARGANGVVVITTKNGSKSGGKATVTFDSYVGVKKIANKLDVLNAGEFARLDYERTLWRMGTGDSGADGITKWEERYGKFSDFASIYNGRKGIDWQDEALGRNAITQNYRVGVSGKTEKMSYSLAYSYYNEEGAMVYSGSKKHNISFNMNHEINKWLTVNSRISYDQMRVEGMGTSEGGDRFNKMQHILQYRPTVGIIGVDEDLLHGEDPLLADDNGNVMQNPLISAAEELKNKEWRTFQANGGATIKLLKGLSFRSTVGMRYQTRRNDIFYGDESITGKRSSIQGSITNLENSSFQTSNVLTYSWKNKIHDFTAIAGHEYVERWSRSFSASANQFPNDEIGLGDLSLGIPGVPTSTENYDDKLLSFFGRINYNLMEKYLFTASIRADGSSKFGKNNKWGYFPAFSAAWRIGEEAFIKDLGIFSDLKFRIGYGLAGNNRIDSYQSLALMGSVTAANGNGAQAGYASSQITNSDLKWEANKTFNVGMDFGFLNQRITFTPEFYINRSSNLLLNAKLPNSSGYTSMVINAGETENMGVDLTINTANIVSKDFTWNTSVTFSHNKNKVKKLTGEKVQLYLANFGYNGAGASHQIGVDQPLGQFYGYVTDGLYQVEDFNYDATTKTYTLKDGIPYHGDKKNIQPGYWKFKNVDGSEDNQITESDKTIIGNALPDFYGGINNTFNWKNFDLSIFFTYSYGAEVLNATKLTNTKTALTNKNVLSVADEAHRWVTINANGELITNPEELAAVNQGKTVAHFGDNGSNNTYIHSWAIEDASYLKLSNITLGYTFPKKVINKIGLTKLRLYATGNNLFTWTPYTGFDPEVSTMSSSLTPGVDFGAYPRSRSFVFGVNVAF; encoded by the coding sequence GTTGATAGCGAAGGATATGAAGTAATTGGAGGTAGCGTAACTATTAAAGGAGTTACCGGTGTTGGAACAGTTACCGATGCAAATGGTAACTACACTCTGAAAGTGAATAATGCATCCAAAGATGTATTGGTTTTCTCTTATGTAGGCATGACTTCGCAAGAAGTGAAAGTCAATAATCGAAGTGTAATAAACGTGACTCTACAAGCTGATGCCGTATTACTGGAAGACATTGTAATTATCGGTTATGCCGCTGTTCCTCGTAGAGATTTGACCAGCTCGGTAACCTCTGTTAGCAGCAAAGAACTTGCTAAAGTACCGGTAAGTGATGTGACACAAGCTTTAACCGGGCGCATGGCAGGTGTGATGGTGCAACAAAGTGAAGGAACTCCGGGTGCCGCTATTTCCGTACGTGTACGTGGAGGTATCTCTATCACACAAAGTAACGAACCCCTTTACATTATTGACGGTTTCCCCAGTGAAGACGGTATGTCTACCCTCGACCCCGCTGAAATTGAAACCATCGACGTGTTGAAGGATGCTTCGGCCACTGCCATCTATGGTGCTCGTGGCGCTAATGGTGTAGTTGTTATTACGACAAAGAATGGCAGTAAATCAGGTGGCAAGGCTACAGTGACTTTCGACAGTTATGTAGGTGTCAAAAAGATTGCAAACAAGTTGGATGTACTTAATGCCGGTGAATTTGCCAGACTGGATTACGAACGTACATTGTGGAGAATGGGTACGGGAGATTCCGGTGCGGATGGTATAACCAAATGGGAAGAAAGATATGGCAAGTTCAGCGATTTTGCTTCCATATATAACGGTCGCAAGGGTATCGATTGGCAAGATGAAGCCTTAGGGCGCAATGCCATTACCCAGAACTATCGGGTAGGTGTATCCGGAAAGACGGAGAAAATGAGTTACAGTCTGGCTTATTCATACTACAACGAAGAGGGTGCTATGGTATACAGCGGTAGCAAAAAACATAACATCTCATTCAACATGAACCATGAGATAAATAAATGGTTGACAGTAAATTCACGTATCAGCTACGACCAAATGCGCGTGGAAGGCATGGGTACATCGGAAGGCGGTGACCGCTTCAACAAAATGCAGCACATCTTGCAGTACCGCCCTACAGTAGGTATTATAGGGGTAGATGAAGATTTACTACACGGTGAAGACCCGCTGTTGGCAGATGATAATGGCAATGTGATGCAGAATCCGCTGATTTCGGCAGCAGAAGAACTTAAAAACAAAGAATGGCGCACTTTCCAAGCCAATGGTGGTGCTACCATCAAACTGCTGAAAGGACTCTCTTTCCGTAGTACGGTAGGTATGCGCTATCAGACTCGTCGCAATGATATATTCTATGGAGATGAGTCTATTACAGGTAAGCGTTCCAGTATTCAAGGTTCAATTACCAATCTGGAAAATAGCAGTTTCCAGACTTCCAATGTTTTGACCTATTCTTGGAAAAACAAAATTCATGACTTTACAGCCATTGCCGGACATGAATATGTGGAAAGATGGTCACGCAGTTTTTCTGCAAGTGCCAACCAGTTCCCGAATGATGAAATAGGTTTGGGAGACCTCTCACTGGGTATTCCGGGAGTTCCCACTTCCACTGAAAACTACGATGACAAATTGCTCTCCTTCTTCGGACGTATAAACTACAACCTAATGGAGAAATATCTCTTCACTGCTTCGATTCGTGCCGACGGTTCTTCCAAGTTCGGTAAGAACAACAAGTGGGGTTACTTCCCGGCTTTCTCAGCTGCATGGCGTATAGGCGAAGAAGCATTTATCAAGGATTTGGGAATCTTCTCCGACTTAAAATTCCGTATCGGTTATGGTCTGGCAGGTAACAACCGTATTGACAGTTATCAAAGTCTTGCTCTTATGGGGTCTGTTACTGCTGCCAATGGCAATGGTGCACAGGCCGGTTATGCTTCCAGCCAAATAACTAATTCCGATCTGAAATGGGAGGCAAACAAGACATTTAACGTAGGAATGGATTTTGGTTTCTTGAACCAGCGTATCACATTCACTCCTGAATTCTACATCAATCGCAGTAGCAACCTGCTGCTGAATGCCAAATTACCGAACTCTTCCGGTTACACCAGTATGGTTATCAACGCAGGCGAAACTGAAAACATGGGTGTGGATTTGACTATCAATACGGCAAACATTGTATCCAAAGATTTTACTTGGAACACTTCAGTTACTTTCTCCCACAACAAAAACAAGGTGAAGAAACTGACAGGTGAAAAAGTACAGTTGTATCTGGCTAACTTTGGTTATAACGGTGCAGGGGCATCTCACCAGATTGGGGTAGACCAACCGTTGGGACAATTCTACGGTTATGTGACTGACGGATTGTATCAGGTGGAAGACTTCAATTATGATGCTACCACCAAAACGTATACATTGAAAGATGGTATACCTTATCATGGCGACAAGAAAAATATCCAACCGGGTTACTGGAAATTTAAGAACGTAGACGGTAGTGAAGACAACCAAATTACCGAAAGCGATAAGACCATTATCGGTAATGCCCTGCCTGATTTCTATGGCGGTATCAACAATACTTTTAATTGGAAGAATTTCGACCTGAGCATCTTCTTTACTTATAGCTATGGTGCAGAAGTACTGAATGCTACCAAGTTGACCAATACCAAAACCGCCCTTACCAACAAAAACGTTTTATCGGTGGCCGATGAAGCCCATCGTTGGGTGACCATCAATGCCAATGGAGAATTGATTACGAATCCTGAAGAACTGGCAGCAGTGAACCAAGGCAAAACCGTAGCTCATTTCGGTGACAACGGTTCAAACAACACCTACATTCACTCCTGGGCCATTGAAGATGCTTCTTATTTGAAGTTGAGTAATATCACTTTAGGATATACCTTCCCCAAGAAAGTGATCAATAAAATCGGTCTGACTAAACTACGCTTGTATGCAACGGGTAATAACTTATTCACATGGACCCCTTATACCGGTTTCGATCCGGAAGTATCTACCATGAGCAGCTCATTAACTCCTGGTGTTGATTTCGGTGCTTACCCCAGAAGTCGCTCTTTCGTTTTTGGTGTGAACGTAGCATTTTAA
- a CDS encoding DUF4995 domain-containing protein: protein MKKFLLFCYAVATLQGLSSCSPSRSKEDYSWLKNAIDTSVQQLEETVADIGDSVLLPRSIWTGYDMDFLCSQLQRDPATFKDSLRVKPMKDALGSRRYCNSIYDWTSGFFPGNLWYAYQLTGIEELKKDAVKFTNYLYPVKDYKGTHDIGFMMNCSYGNAYRLAPADSIRQILVQTADNLCSRFDSIIGCIRSWDFGKWNFPVIIDNMMNLDLLFYVNHLTHNPKYKEIALKHAETTMKNHFRNDHSSYHVVSYNNDGSVEIKCTHQGKNDDSSWARGQAWGVYGYTSCYRESKDTAFLQQAQNIAALIMARVKTDDAIPSWDYDAPVTPETPRDASAASITASALIELSTLVEDGQIYFDYAEKLLKSLSSNAYLAKVGTNQGFILMHSTGSLPNGSEIDTPINYADYYYLEALARYMKVKKLDYKSL, encoded by the coding sequence ATGAAAAAATTTCTACTATTTTGTTACGCAGTTGCTACACTACAAGGGCTCTCCAGCTGTTCACCCAGTCGATCCAAAGAAGATTACAGCTGGTTGAAAAACGCAATAGATACTTCTGTGCAACAACTGGAAGAAACAGTGGCCGATATAGGAGATTCAGTCTTGTTACCCCGTTCCATTTGGACGGGATACGATATGGATTTTCTCTGTAGTCAGCTACAAAGAGATCCTGCAACGTTCAAAGACTCCTTGCGGGTAAAACCTATGAAAGATGCTCTGGGAAGCCGTAGATATTGCAATTCCATTTATGATTGGACAAGTGGTTTTTTCCCCGGAAACTTGTGGTACGCATACCAGCTGACCGGCATTGAAGAGTTGAAAAAAGATGCTGTGAAATTTACGAATTACCTGTACCCGGTGAAAGATTATAAAGGTACACACGACATCGGCTTCATGATGAATTGCAGTTATGGCAATGCATATCGCTTGGCCCCTGCTGATTCTATCCGTCAAATATTGGTACAGACTGCTGATAATTTGTGTAGCCGTTTTGATTCGATCATAGGCTGTATTCGTTCTTGGGATTTCGGGAAATGGAATTTTCCTGTGATTATTGATAATATGATGAATCTGGATCTATTATTTTACGTCAATCACTTGACCCATAATCCGAAGTATAAAGAAATCGCACTGAAACATGCTGAGACAACAATGAAGAACCATTTCAGAAACGATCATTCATCTTATCACGTAGTAAGCTACAACAACGATGGCAGTGTAGAGATAAAATGTACGCATCAGGGGAAAAATGATGATTCCTCATGGGCGCGTGGACAAGCCTGGGGAGTATATGGATATACATCCTGCTATCGTGAATCAAAAGATACAGCTTTCTTACAGCAAGCCCAAAATATTGCAGCGTTGATCATGGCACGTGTAAAGACTGACGATGCGATTCCTTCATGGGACTATGATGCCCCGGTTACACCGGAAACGCCTCGTGATGCATCAGCTGCCTCTATCACAGCTTCTGCTTTGATAGAACTCAGCACTTTGGTAGAGGATGGACAGATATATTTCGATTATGCCGAGAAACTGCTCAAGTCTCTCTCCTCCAATGCTTACTTGGCAAAGGTCGGCACTAACCAAGGATTTATCCTGATGCATTCTACAGGCTCATTGCCTAATGGTTCTGAAATTGATACGCCTATCAATTATGCCGATTATTATTATTTGGAAGCTTTAGCCCGATATATGAAAGTTAAAAAACTTGACTACAAATCACTCTAA